From Solidesulfovibrio sp., a single genomic window includes:
- a CDS encoding response regulator produces MSKDSILIVEDDDDIVELLAFNLQSAGFATETAKDGYDALAKARRATPAGIILDLMLPGLDGFEVCKELKRDPKTAAVPVIMLTARGEEVDRIVGLELGADDYVVKPFSPRELILRLRAVLKRHAPEQEKRQVLSRDGLAVDLGAHRVTLHGEEVALTATEFRLLAELFQSTGRVLTRDRLLNSVWGYEFEGYARTVDTHVRRLRQKLGACARMIETVRGVGYRFKE; encoded by the coding sequence ATGTCCAAGGATTCCATCCTGATAGTCGAAGACGACGACGATATCGTCGAATTGCTCGCCTTCAATCTGCAAAGCGCCGGATTCGCCACCGAAACGGCAAAAGACGGCTACGACGCCCTGGCCAAGGCCCGCCGAGCCACGCCGGCCGGCATCATCCTGGACCTGATGCTGCCGGGCCTCGACGGGTTCGAGGTCTGCAAGGAGCTCAAGCGCGACCCGAAAACCGCCGCCGTACCGGTCATCATGCTGACGGCGCGCGGCGAGGAGGTCGACCGCATCGTCGGCCTGGAGCTGGGGGCCGACGATTACGTGGTCAAGCCCTTTTCCCCGCGCGAGCTCATCCTGCGCCTGCGTGCGGTGCTCAAGCGCCACGCCCCGGAGCAGGAAAAACGGCAGGTGCTCTCCCGCGACGGCCTGGCCGTGGACCTCGGCGCCCACCGCGTGACGCTTCATGGCGAGGAAGTGGCGCTGACGGCCACGGAATTCCGGCTTCTGGCCGAGCTGTTCCAGAGCACCGGCCGGGTGCTCACCCGCGATCGGCTGCTCAATTCCGTCTGGGGCTACGAGTTCGAGGGCTACGCCCGCACCGTGGACACCCACGTCCGGCGGCTGCGGCAAAAGCTCGGCGCCTGCGCCCGCATGATCGAAACCGTCCGGGGCGTGGGCTACCGGTTCAAGGAGTAG
- a CDS encoding ABC transporter substrate-binding protein gives MAKWLRVAAGLVLVFLGGVAAVARPCPAGEAGAIRLGMTAGFTGPTRAMAVELYRGAMAMFDRQNREGGIGGRRLELLAADDGYEPDPAIENSVRFLDHDNVLALFSALGTPTVSRLLPVLRLHAAKDARLFFPVTGLAASRMPPYVHYVYNLRASYRQEIEALVTAFSKRGLSRVAICHQADAFGRSGWDGAGRALARRGRALCGEATFSRLATANEDMTRQARILAASRPDAVLLIGPAPACAALVRDIRREGLTMPIGLVSFAGGEILLRELARQGRRTGINLEDGLIFSQVTPSWRDDGLAAARDYRRDLEALGERLPPPGGWTGNHAQGSSTGFEGYLNARLLVAVLRAMPDATARRELDAAAGSLAGVDIGLGQPLRLDDPAHQALQAVYLSTAAAGELVALETVVADSED, from the coding sequence ATGGCGAAATGGTTACGCGTGGCCGCGGGCCTCGTCCTGGTGTTTTTGGGGGGCGTGGCGGCCGTGGCCCGGCCCTGTCCGGCCGGGGAGGCCGGGGCGATCCGTCTGGGCATGACCGCCGGCTTCACCGGCCCCACCCGGGCCATGGCCGTGGAGCTCTATCGCGGCGCCATGGCCATGTTCGACCGGCAAAACCGCGAAGGCGGCATCGGCGGGCGCAGGCTCGAACTGCTCGCCGCCGACGACGGCTACGAGCCCGACCCGGCCATCGAAAACAGCGTCCGCTTCCTGGACCACGACAACGTGCTGGCCCTTTTTTCCGCCCTGGGCACGCCCACCGTCAGCCGGCTTCTGCCGGTGCTGCGCCTGCACGCCGCCAAGGACGCGCGGCTTTTTTTCCCGGTCACCGGGCTCGCGGCCTCGCGCATGCCGCCCTATGTCCACTATGTCTACAACCTGCGGGCCTCCTACCGCCAGGAGATCGAGGCGCTGGTCACGGCGTTTTCGAAGCGCGGGCTGTCGCGGGTGGCCATCTGCCACCAGGCCGACGCCTTCGGCCGCAGCGGCTGGGACGGGGCCGGGCGCGCCCTGGCCCGGCGGGGAAGGGCGCTTTGCGGCGAGGCCACCTTTTCCCGGCTGGCCACGGCCAACGAGGACATGACCCGCCAGGCCCGCATCCTGGCCGCCAGCCGGCCCGACGCGGTGCTGCTCATCGGCCCGGCCCCGGCCTGCGCGGCCCTCGTGCGCGACATCCGCCGGGAGGGGCTGACCATGCCCATCGGCCTGGTGTCGTTTGCCGGCGGCGAGATCCTGCTGCGGGAACTGGCCCGGCAGGGGCGCCGCACCGGGATCAACCTCGAGGACGGGCTGATCTTCTCCCAGGTCACGCCGTCCTGGCGCGACGACGGCCTGGCCGCCGCCCGCGACTACCGCCGCGACCTGGAGGCCCTGGGCGAGCGCCTGCCTCCCCCCGGCGGCTGGACCGGCAACCATGCCCAGGGCAGCTCCACCGGCTTCGAGGGCTATTTGAACGCCCGCCTGCTCGTCGCGGTGCTGCGGGCCATGCCCGATGCCACGGCCCGCCGGGAGCTCGACGCGGCCGCCGGCTCCCTGGCCGGCGTGGATATCGGCCTTGGCCAGCCGCTTCGCCTGGACGACCCGGCGCATCAGGCCCTCCAGGCGGTCTATCTGTCCACGGCCGCCGCCGGCGAGCTCGTCGCCCTCGAAACCGTGGTCGCGGACAGCGAGGACTGA
- a CDS encoding ATP-binding protein, with protein MSRIFRKTLVAVVVVFGVAANATALLSAWLLHRHLTGEYVTTGRAIAMAIAAGSPDAMASGDDAAIQALIDEFLRIDGVGYIFVTDRLGQVVAHTFVPAMPASLASPPPSDPVRGGVAHPELPGLGDFLQVTAPILAGQAGSVSVGMDKAGIWRIMRGAVMGQEALMLAMLAVAVAVFYALVGGIARPLVALAGYAVKIRDHDFSATPPKTGDDEVGVLARAMESMAAQLSLLVSDLTRAVADTTRELENSLAHTRAIIDNLADGLLVLDADGLVTLHNPALLAMFDRAPEGLVGQAATASFPATLTDLAVTAGREGQATGTEVRLAGGGTGKAVATSVRLAGEDRQVAIILVRDITAEKEVDRMKTEFISTVSHELRTPLTSVLGFAKIIRRKFAEAVAPALAEAEPKAWRAAQQIRDNLDIIVAEGQRLTELVDDVLDIAKMESGRYEWDMAAMSLAEAAGHAVKAALPLATRKGLGLTCSMPPDLPRVLGDRDRLVQVFVNLIGNAVKFTTSGSVAVSAELFGPEIRATVRDTGCGIAPGDLERVFEKFKQAGDTLTEKPKGTGLGLPICRQIVERHGGRIWAESAPGQGSAFRFTLPVLAGSEALAACPLPLAPARAGQREDGQRRVLVVDDDEGVRRYLAALLTEAGYATAEARNGLEALALAVSWQPDCITMDLRMPGMDGKEAIRQLRRDGATRGIPIVVVSVASRREGAATGADAAVAKPVDQEALLATVRGLLEGHDTVEPRPCLIYSRDGARTVAQRYFLCPGEATALREEADLWRAVEGGFQGTVFVPATLGHDLDLDRLCAYPGVHVIIIPD; from the coding sequence GTGTCCAGGATTTTCCGCAAGACCCTGGTGGCCGTGGTGGTGGTTTTCGGCGTGGCGGCCAATGCCACGGCCCTGCTCTCGGCCTGGCTGCTCCACCGGCACCTGACGGGCGAATACGTCACCACGGGCCGAGCCATCGCCATGGCCATCGCCGCCGGCAGCCCCGACGCCATGGCCTCGGGCGATGACGCCGCCATCCAGGCCCTGATCGACGAATTCCTGCGCATCGACGGCGTGGGCTACATCTTCGTGACGGACCGGCTGGGCCAGGTCGTGGCCCACACCTTCGTGCCGGCCATGCCGGCTTCCCTGGCCTCGCCCCCGCCGTCCGACCCGGTCCGGGGCGGGGTGGCCCACCCGGAGCTGCCCGGCCTCGGCGACTTCCTCCAGGTGACGGCCCCGATCCTGGCCGGCCAGGCCGGCTCCGTTTCCGTGGGCATGGACAAGGCCGGCATCTGGCGGATCATGCGCGGCGCGGTCATGGGCCAGGAGGCCCTCATGCTGGCCATGCTGGCCGTGGCCGTGGCGGTCTTCTACGCCCTGGTCGGCGGCATCGCCCGGCCGCTCGTGGCGTTGGCCGGCTATGCCGTCAAGATCCGCGACCACGACTTCTCGGCCACCCCGCCCAAAACCGGCGACGACGAGGTGGGCGTGCTGGCCCGGGCCATGGAGTCCATGGCCGCCCAGCTGTCCCTGCTCGTCTCGGACCTGACCAGGGCCGTGGCCGATACCACCCGCGAGCTGGAAAACTCCCTGGCCCACACCCGGGCCATCATCGACAACCTGGCCGACGGGCTGCTCGTGCTCGACGCCGACGGCCTGGTCACCCTGCACAATCCGGCCCTGCTGGCCATGTTCGACCGGGCTCCCGAGGGGCTGGTCGGCCAGGCGGCCACGGCCAGTTTTCCGGCCACCCTGACGGATCTGGCCGTGACCGCGGGCCGGGAAGGCCAGGCGACGGGGACGGAAGTGCGGCTGGCCGGCGGCGGCACGGGCAAGGCCGTGGCCACCTCGGTGCGGCTGGCCGGCGAGGACCGCCAGGTGGCCATCATCCTCGTGCGCGACATCACCGCCGAAAAAGAGGTGGACCGGATGAAGACCGAGTTCATCTCCACCGTGTCCCACGAGCTGCGCACGCCCCTGACCTCGGTGCTGGGCTTCGCCAAGATCATCCGCCGCAAGTTCGCCGAGGCCGTCGCGCCGGCCCTGGCCGAGGCCGAGCCCAAGGCCTGGCGCGCCGCCCAGCAGATCCGCGACAACCTCGACATCATCGTGGCCGAGGGCCAGCGCCTGACCGAACTGGTGGACGACGTCCTGGACATCGCCAAGATGGAATCCGGGCGCTACGAATGGGACATGGCCGCCATGTCCCTGGCCGAGGCGGCCGGGCACGCCGTCAAGGCCGCCCTGCCCCTGGCCACCCGCAAGGGGCTCGGGCTCACCTGCTCCATGCCCCCGGACCTGCCCCGGGTCCTGGGCGACCGCGACAGGCTGGTCCAGGTCTTTGTCAACCTCATCGGCAACGCCGTGAAATTCACCACCTCGGGTTCCGTGGCCGTCTCGGCCGAGCTTTTCGGGCCGGAAATCCGGGCGACCGTGCGCGACACCGGCTGCGGCATCGCCCCGGGCGACCTGGAGCGCGTGTTCGAGAAGTTCAAGCAGGCCGGCGACACCCTGACCGAAAAACCCAAGGGCACGGGCCTGGGGCTGCCCATCTGCCGGCAGATCGTCGAGCGCCACGGCGGGCGGATCTGGGCCGAGAGCGCGCCCGGCCAGGGCAGCGCCTTCCGGTTCACGCTGCCGGTGCTGGCCGGGTCCGAGGCCCTGGCCGCCTGTCCCCTGCCGTTGGCGCCGGCCCGGGCCGGGCAACGGGAGGACGGGCAGCGGCGGGTGCTCGTGGTCGACGACGACGAAGGCGTGCGCCGCTACCTGGCGGCGCTGCTCACCGAGGCCGGCTATGCCACGGCCGAGGCGCGAAACGGCTTGGAGGCCCTGGCCCTGGCCGTTTCCTGGCAGCCGGACTGCATCACCATGGACCTGCGCATGCCCGGCATGGACGGCAAGGAGGCCATCCGGCAGTTGCGCCGGGACGGGGCGACCAGGGGCATTCCCATCGTGGTGGTGTCGGTGGCCTCGCGCCGCGAGGGGGCCGCCACCGGGGCCGACGCCGCCGTGGCCAAGCCCGTGGACCAGGAGGCGTTGCTGGCCACGGTGCGCGGGCTGCTCGAGGGCCACGACACCGTGGAACCCAGGCCGTGCCTGATCTATTCCCGCGACGGGGCGCGCACGGTCGCCCAGCGCTATTTCCTGTGCCCGGGCGAGGCCACGGCCCTGCGCGAGGAGGCCGACCTGTGGCGGGCCGTGGAAGGCGGCTTCCAGGGCACGGTCTTCGTGCCGGCCACCCTGGGCCACGACCTCGACCTCGACCGGCTGTGCGCCTATCCGGGGGTGCACGTCATCATCATCCCGGACTGA